The proteins below come from a single Papaver somniferum cultivar HN1 chromosome 11, ASM357369v1, whole genome shotgun sequence genomic window:
- the LOC113321361 gene encoding uncharacterized protein LOC113321361 isoform X1, giving the protein MDKNEYLSWYKTIFKPNIAMQPQSLGRMDFPALGRLPLDNEFLPSQPPSKTGDAFAYPSQSTSSNMPPFFWEVKTISNTSGEIVTYPIVSSAPTRTYPYFGVNGTELQYQTRLNDFEALFQGFQSMHLDEMKKLRESMMFEMSQGLEGNDGSGSSRRMSPGVTGAGRGMSPGGSQQSRGSQQSRERSERRLRRRPMEEVPESSTPNMVLDSQGVRGVEENIGLDTTPTRMFSHLQTDIMTPGGGVNMEVVRKTNLYTPIASTSSSFQPFQQQY; this is encoded by the coding sequence ATGGACAAAAATGAGTACCTATCTTGGTATAAAACTATTTTTAAGCCAAATATTGCTATGCAACCGCAAAGTTTGGGTCGGATGGATTTTCCAGCTTTAGGTAGGTTGCCACTTGACAATGAATTTCTTCCTTCCCAACCTCCATCAAAGACGGGTGACGCATTTGCATATCCTTCTCAAAGTACATCATCAAACATGCCACCATTTTTTTGGGAAGTAAAGACTATATCCAACACATCTGGAGAGATTGTTACTTATCCAATTGTTTCTAGTGCACCTACTCGGACTTATCCATACTTCGGGGTCAATGGTACAGAGTTGCAGTATCAGACCCGGTTGAATGATTTTGAGGCTCTATTTCAGGGATTTCAGAGTATGCACTTGGATGAGATGAAAAAATTGAGGGAAAGCATGATGTTTGAGATGAGTCAAGGACTTGAGGGTAATGATGGTTCAGGTAGTAGTAGGAGAATGAGTCCTGGTGTTACAGGAGCTGGTAGAGGAATGAGTCCAGGTGGAAGTCAGCAAAGTCGTGGAAGTCAGCAAAGTCGTGAAAGAAGTGAAAGAAGATTGAGACGTCGTCCTATGGAGGAGGTACCAGAAAGTTCAACCCCAAACATGGTGTTAGATAGTCAAGGAGTACGTGGTGTTGAAGAAAACATTGGCTTGGATACAACTCCTACACGTATGTTTAGTCATTTGCAAACTGACATAATGACTCCAGGTGGTGGTGTGAACATGGAAGTAGTTAGGAAAACGAATTTGTATACCCCAATTGCCTCAACCTCATCATCATTTCAACCATTCCAGCAACAATATTAA
- the LOC113321361 gene encoding uncharacterized protein LOC113321361 isoform X2 — protein sequence MSGKSHQEFKTVPLNLILSYMDAHCCPSKCHEGVTPIDLYMLTGIPCQGKLLPFNRLNWLSDGRWKQRLPLYSNELEGNNSYRQRKAQGLKVAGLKSFLQRYARKMNENRAAGNEYLIPDHYEELERLFVLCTLGQCLFPYASSVVLIGFLEALEYLKQAPTYDWGSAILLKIYMALGDNSTCDKDSFNAFWGVLEYWWYTYFVFRNLVLRIIPMYFRSYGSMILRIGKLHRLKMVNMLLLFIRFNR from the exons ATGAGTGGAAAAAGTCATCAAGAGTTCAAGACCGTACCACTTAATTTGATCTTAAG TTATATGGATGCGCATTGTTGTCCATCCAAGTGCCATGAAG GAGTTACACCGATAGATTTAtacatgttaacgggaattccaTGCCAAGGAAAGTTACTACCATTTAACAGACTAAATTGGTTATCAGACGGTAGATGGAAACAAAGACTTCCTTTATATTCAAATGAATTAGAAGGAAATAATTCATATAGACAAAGAAAAGCTCAGGGGTTAAAGGTGGCTGGGTTGAAAAGTTTTCTCCAGCGTTATGCTAGGAAAATGAATGAAAACAGGGCAGCTGGTAATGAATATTTGATCCCCGACCATTATGAGGAGCTAGAACGTCTGTTTGTATTGTGCACACTAGGCCAATGTCTGTTTCCATATGCTAGCTCGGTAGTGTTAATTGGGTTTCTCGAAGCATTAGAATATTTAAAGCAAGCACCAACATATGATTGGGGGTCTGCGATTTTATTAAAGATTTATATGGCCCTCGGTGATAACTCGACGTGTGATAAAGATAGTTTTAATGCTTTTTGGGGAGTTCTggag tattggtggtatacatatTTCGTGTTTCGGAACCTTGTCTTAAGAATCATACCAATGTATTTCCGATCATACGGAAGTATGATTCTGAGAATTGGGAAGCTGCACAGGTTGAAGATGGTCAACATGTTGTTATTGTTCATAAGATTCAACCGTTAA